The following coding sequences lie in one Montipora foliosa isolate CH-2021 chromosome 11, ASM3666993v2, whole genome shotgun sequence genomic window:
- the LOC137975012 gene encoding cyclic nucleotide-gated channel alpha-3-like isoform X1 encodes MMEKAVRFVNKDDSADDEKNARKIQQRKEETTAATAASKRRSNGGNLKFESVESMGRWRGMSKQIRSAFSVGNAVRPSRVRRRGSTWRSPVTVDPFLQKFSTRESRKVTPPHRKRSRAVSKKNSSDNKQPKSNHFDTAESTTIEIEKEMDSELTTGSMHEYDHAVHWKDKTVVFDPDCLQIYVWFYVLVFAIRYNLWTLIMRIAFPEAQSGWLKITWFVFDYFCDVIYFLDIVIAARTGFLEEGILVTETKRVSKRYFCSVEFIADTASLIPTDLLYAAFGPVPLLRLNRLVKAYKSFKIKSAMESQANYPTFLRVFFLMHLMFLIIHWNAGFYFMVSRLEGFGTNKWVYQGNGSLYQQYLQSVYWSTLTLTTIGDLPQPTTNLEYLYTTACYLTGVFMFATIVGNAGSIIVNRNAVRMDFEKQRDNTKQYMKKHNVPKDLQRRVVMWYDYSWARGRMSTGGGDLNSLTLLPNKLKTEIALHVNLETLKKVTFLQKCQPEFLHQLVLKMQLRIFTPGDLVCKKGEVARDMYVIINGKIEVTGDQGQVLKVLSGGDFFGEIGILSLSEGQNRRTADVRTVGYVECFVLSKEDVVSAVRDYPEAQAVLAEYGKRRLERQNSAQDPRLVDMDDDRTISPDGKSDITNRTPKRKRSSLRSLSPKNELNKDTTANSLSNGRCKSPAFLPLGQSSHPPGRAILLEPIAPKLRREKRLSSEPSEMQQSLPIYNKDESDDCRNGDVLITNMFNKSCMEAFNFLKKAYEENLTKQLKDVSTKLKDMEESKRQKDEKISRLKCHLTDVKREIIERESRVKELESDNFIKEQTIKQLLEQLEIGKQQTSLSRTLSSTVSLSSLLTKEQNSHC; translated from the exons ATGATGGAAAAAGCAGTGCGGTTTGTAAACAAAGACGATTCCGCAGACGACGAAAAAAACGCGAGGAAAATTCagcaaagaaaagaagagaCTACTGCGGCTACTGCAGCTTCTAAAAGACGAAGCAATGgaggaaatttaaaatttgagaGTGTAGAATCTATGGGGAGATGGCGAGGTATGTCCAAGCAGATCCGAAGCGCGTTCTCCGTCGGAAACGCTGTTAGACCCTCGCGCGTGCGACGTCGCGGTTCAACATGGAGATCACCCGTTACCGTGGATCCTTTTCTACAGAAATTTAGCACACGAGAAAGTAGAAAGGTCACCCCACCACACCGCAAGAGATCTCGTGCTGTCAGTAAAAAGAATTCTTCAGATAATAAGCAACCAAAATCTAACCATTTTGACACTGCTGAATCGACTAcaattgaaatcgaaaaagaaatgGATAGCGAATTGACAACCGGTTCCATGCACGAATACGACCATGCGGTGCACTGGAAAGACAAGACTGTCGTCTTCGACCCAGACTGCTTACAGATCTATGTTTGGTTTTATGTTTTAGTTTTTGCTATTCGTTATAATTTGTGGACATTGATAATGAGGATAGCGTTTCCTGAAGCCCAGAGCGGTTGGCTAAAAATAACGTGGTTCGTTTTCGATTATTTCTGCGACGTGATTTACTTTTTAGACATTGTAATCGCTGCTAGAACAGGCTTTCTGGAAGAAGGTATTCTTGTTACCGAAACAAAAAGGGTATCGAAGCGTTACTTTTGTTCCGTTGAATTTATCGCCGACACCGCTTCTCTGATCCCTACCGATTTATTGTATGCAGCGTTTGGTCCTGTACCACTCTTGAGACTGAACCGTCTTGTCAAAGCATACAAGAGCTTTAAGATCAAATCGGCGATGGAATCGCAAGCTAACTATCCGACCTTTCTTCGTGTATTCTTTCTCATGCATTTGATGTTTTTAATAATTCACTGGAACGCAGGATTCTACTTTATGGTATCTAGACTCGAGGGATTTGGAACAAACAAATGGGTTTATCAAGGCAATGGTTCACTGTATCAACAATATCTACAGTCAGTCTACTGGTCAACTTTGACACTAACAACTATTGGAGACCTTCCACAACCGACAACAAATTTAGA ATATCTTTACACAACTGCTTGCTATCTAACTGGTGTATTCATGTTTGCCACCATTGTTG GAAATGCAGGAAGCATTATTGTCAACAGAAATGCTGTCAGAATGGATTTTGAAAAACAGCGA GACAACACAAAACAGTACATGAAGAAGCATAATGTTCCAAAGGATTTACAGAGGCGTGTTGTCATGTGGTACGACTATTCTTGGGCAAG aggCCGGATGAGTACTGGAGGAGGCGACTTGAATTCTTTGACTTTGCTCCCAAACAAACTAAAAACCGAGATCGCATTGCACGTGAATTTAGAGACACTGAAAAAG gtaacatttttgcaaaaatgtcagcCGGAATTTCTGCACCAACTTGTTTTGAAGATGCAGTTGAGAATATTCACCCCAGGTGACCTCGTCtgtaaaaaaggcgaggttgCACGAGATATGTACGTTATAATAAATGGCAAGATCGAGGTCACTGG TGATCAAGGTCAAGTTCTCAAAGTCTTGTCTGGTGGTGATTTCTTTGGTGAGATAGGCATACTCAGTTTAAGTGAAGGACAAAACAG GAGAACTGCTGATGTAAGAACGGTTGGATATGTGGAGTGCTTTGTTCTCTCAAAGGAAGATGTTGTATCTGCTGTTAGAGACTATCCTGAAGCACAG GCGGTCCTTGCTGAATACGGAAAAAGGCGATTGGAGAGACAAAACAGCGCACAAGATCCACGCCTTGTGGATATGGATGACGATCGTACCATCAGTCCAGATGGCAAGTCTGATATCACGAACAGAACCCCTAAGCGCAAAAGAAGTTCATTAAGGAGCCTTTCACCTAAAAATGAGCTTAATAAAGATACCACAGCCAACAGTCTATCAAATGGACGCTGCAAATCACCTGCGTTTTTGCCCCTTGGGCAAAGCTCTCACCCACCCGGTCGTGCAATATTATTGGAACCCATTGCACCCAAGCTACGTAGGGAAAAGAGATTGTCCAGTGAGCCGTCTGAGATGCAGCAGTCTCTGCCAATTTACAACAAGGATGAATCAGACGATTGCAGAAACGGAGATGTTCTCATTACAAATATGTTCAATAAATCGTGCATGGAAGCATTCAATTTTCTCAAGAAAGCTTATGAAGAGAACCTG ACAAAGCAGCTTAAAGATGTCAGTACCAAACTAAAAGATATGGAAGAATCAAAGAGACAGAAGGATGAGAAAATATCACGCCTTAAATGCCATTTAACTGATGTG
- the LOC137975012 gene encoding cyclic nucleotide-gated channel alpha-3-like isoform X2 has translation MMEKAVRFVNKDDSADDEKNARKIQQRKEETTAATAASKRRSNGGNLKFESVESMGRWRGMSKQIRSAFSVGNAVRPSRVRRRGSTWRSPVTVDPFLQKFSTRESRKVTPPHRKRSRAVSKKNSSDNKQPKSNHFDTAESTTIEIEKEMDSELTTGSMHEYDHAVHWKDKTVVFDPDCLQIYVWFYVLVFAIRYNLWTLIMRIAFPEAQSGWLKITWFVFDYFCDVIYFLDIVIAARTGFLEEGILVTETKRVSKRYFCSVEFIADTASLIPTDLLYAAFGPVPLLRLNRLVKAYKSFKIKSAMESQANYPTFLRVFFLMHLMFLIIHWNAGFYFMVSRLEGFGTNKWVYQGNGSLYQQYLQSVYWSTLTLTTIGDLPQPTTNLEYLYTTACYLTGVFMFATIVGNAGSIIVNRNAVRMDFEKQRDNTKQYMKKHNVPKDLQRRVVMWYDYSWARGRMSTGGGDLNSLTLLPNKLKTEIALHVNLETLKKVTFLQKCQPEFLHQLVLKMQLRIFTPGDLVCKKGEVARDMYVIINGKIEVTGDQGQVLKVLSGGDFFGEIGILSLSEGQNRRTADVRTVGYVECFVLSKEDVVSAVRDYPEAQAVLAEYGKRRLERQNSAQDPRLVDMDDDRTISPDGKSDITNRTPKRKRSSLRSLSPKNELNKDTTANSLSNGRCKSPAFLPLGQSSHPPGRAILLEPIAPKLRREKRLSSEPSEMQQSLPIYNKDESDDCRNGDVLITNMFNKSCMEAFNFLKKAYEENLTKQLKDVSTKLKDMEESKRQKDEKISRLKCHLTDVKREIIERESRVKELESDNFIKEQTIKQLLEQLEVATS, from the exons ATGATGGAAAAAGCAGTGCGGTTTGTAAACAAAGACGATTCCGCAGACGACGAAAAAAACGCGAGGAAAATTCagcaaagaaaagaagagaCTACTGCGGCTACTGCAGCTTCTAAAAGACGAAGCAATGgaggaaatttaaaatttgagaGTGTAGAATCTATGGGGAGATGGCGAGGTATGTCCAAGCAGATCCGAAGCGCGTTCTCCGTCGGAAACGCTGTTAGACCCTCGCGCGTGCGACGTCGCGGTTCAACATGGAGATCACCCGTTACCGTGGATCCTTTTCTACAGAAATTTAGCACACGAGAAAGTAGAAAGGTCACCCCACCACACCGCAAGAGATCTCGTGCTGTCAGTAAAAAGAATTCTTCAGATAATAAGCAACCAAAATCTAACCATTTTGACACTGCTGAATCGACTAcaattgaaatcgaaaaagaaatgGATAGCGAATTGACAACCGGTTCCATGCACGAATACGACCATGCGGTGCACTGGAAAGACAAGACTGTCGTCTTCGACCCAGACTGCTTACAGATCTATGTTTGGTTTTATGTTTTAGTTTTTGCTATTCGTTATAATTTGTGGACATTGATAATGAGGATAGCGTTTCCTGAAGCCCAGAGCGGTTGGCTAAAAATAACGTGGTTCGTTTTCGATTATTTCTGCGACGTGATTTACTTTTTAGACATTGTAATCGCTGCTAGAACAGGCTTTCTGGAAGAAGGTATTCTTGTTACCGAAACAAAAAGGGTATCGAAGCGTTACTTTTGTTCCGTTGAATTTATCGCCGACACCGCTTCTCTGATCCCTACCGATTTATTGTATGCAGCGTTTGGTCCTGTACCACTCTTGAGACTGAACCGTCTTGTCAAAGCATACAAGAGCTTTAAGATCAAATCGGCGATGGAATCGCAAGCTAACTATCCGACCTTTCTTCGTGTATTCTTTCTCATGCATTTGATGTTTTTAATAATTCACTGGAACGCAGGATTCTACTTTATGGTATCTAGACTCGAGGGATTTGGAACAAACAAATGGGTTTATCAAGGCAATGGTTCACTGTATCAACAATATCTACAGTCAGTCTACTGGTCAACTTTGACACTAACAACTATTGGAGACCTTCCACAACCGACAACAAATTTAGA ATATCTTTACACAACTGCTTGCTATCTAACTGGTGTATTCATGTTTGCCACCATTGTTG GAAATGCAGGAAGCATTATTGTCAACAGAAATGCTGTCAGAATGGATTTTGAAAAACAGCGA GACAACACAAAACAGTACATGAAGAAGCATAATGTTCCAAAGGATTTACAGAGGCGTGTTGTCATGTGGTACGACTATTCTTGGGCAAG aggCCGGATGAGTACTGGAGGAGGCGACTTGAATTCTTTGACTTTGCTCCCAAACAAACTAAAAACCGAGATCGCATTGCACGTGAATTTAGAGACACTGAAAAAG gtaacatttttgcaaaaatgtcagcCGGAATTTCTGCACCAACTTGTTTTGAAGATGCAGTTGAGAATATTCACCCCAGGTGACCTCGTCtgtaaaaaaggcgaggttgCACGAGATATGTACGTTATAATAAATGGCAAGATCGAGGTCACTGG TGATCAAGGTCAAGTTCTCAAAGTCTTGTCTGGTGGTGATTTCTTTGGTGAGATAGGCATACTCAGTTTAAGTGAAGGACAAAACAG GAGAACTGCTGATGTAAGAACGGTTGGATATGTGGAGTGCTTTGTTCTCTCAAAGGAAGATGTTGTATCTGCTGTTAGAGACTATCCTGAAGCACAG GCGGTCCTTGCTGAATACGGAAAAAGGCGATTGGAGAGACAAAACAGCGCACAAGATCCACGCCTTGTGGATATGGATGACGATCGTACCATCAGTCCAGATGGCAAGTCTGATATCACGAACAGAACCCCTAAGCGCAAAAGAAGTTCATTAAGGAGCCTTTCACCTAAAAATGAGCTTAATAAAGATACCACAGCCAACAGTCTATCAAATGGACGCTGCAAATCACCTGCGTTTTTGCCCCTTGGGCAAAGCTCTCACCCACCCGGTCGTGCAATATTATTGGAACCCATTGCACCCAAGCTACGTAGGGAAAAGAGATTGTCCAGTGAGCCGTCTGAGATGCAGCAGTCTCTGCCAATTTACAACAAGGATGAATCAGACGATTGCAGAAACGGAGATGTTCTCATTACAAATATGTTCAATAAATCGTGCATGGAAGCATTCAATTTTCTCAAGAAAGCTTATGAAGAGAACCTG ACAAAGCAGCTTAAAGATGTCAGTACCAAACTAAAAGATATGGAAGAATCAAAGAGACAGAAGGATGAGAAAATATCACGCCTTAAATGCCATTTAACTGATGTG